A stretch of the Desulfobacter sp. genome encodes the following:
- a CDS encoding isoprenyl transferase, giving the protein MKSDSNQSTDVNLSHLPDHVAMIMDGNGRWAKKRLMNRIKGHEKGSATVRNIVRACRELGIGMLTLYAFSTENWGRPKAEVTALIILLKRFLVSERNELATQGIRLNILGQKEKLPLDVRKEADLTMDLTRDNTQMVLNLALSYGSREEITRAARQMAAKVLEGKLKPEQISEKTLSSHLYTQGMPDPDLIIRTSGEFRLSNFMMWQAAYSELYVTDTLWPDFSAREFHEILIDFQKRDRRFGKVKCNTSNDGSPL; this is encoded by the coding sequence TTGAAGTCTGATTCCAACCAGTCCACAGATGTGAATTTGTCTCATCTGCCCGACCATGTGGCCATGATCATGGACGGCAACGGCCGGTGGGCCAAAAAAAGGCTGATGAACCGGATCAAGGGCCATGAAAAAGGGTCTGCAACGGTTCGCAATATTGTAAGGGCCTGCCGGGAACTTGGGATTGGGATGCTGACCCTGTATGCCTTTTCCACTGAAAACTGGGGCCGGCCCAAAGCCGAAGTTACGGCATTGATTATACTGCTCAAGCGCTTTTTGGTATCCGAGCGAAACGAGCTTGCCACCCAGGGGATTCGCCTGAATATTCTGGGGCAGAAGGAAAAACTGCCGCTCGACGTCCGAAAAGAGGCCGATCTGACCATGGATCTGACCCGGGACAACACCCAAATGGTTTTAAACCTGGCCCTAAGCTACGGCAGCCGGGAGGAGATCACCCGGGCGGCAAGACAGATGGCGGCCAAGGTTCTGGAGGGAAAACTCAAGCCCGAACAGATCAGCGAAAAGACCCTGTCTTCTCATCTTTACACCCAGGGTATGCCGGATCCTGATCTGATCATCAGAACCTCAGGTGAATTTCGTCTTTCCAATTTTATGATGTGGCAGGCCGCCTATTCGGAACTCTATGTCACAGATACCCTGTGGCCGGATTTTTCAGCCCGGGAGTTCCATGAAATATTAATTGATTTTCAGAAAAGGGACCGACGGTTCGGGAAGGTAAAATGCAACACCTCCAACGATGGCTCACCGCTGTAA
- the frr gene encoding ribosome recycling factor yields the protein MIDEVLQETKERMGKSEKAFEHELTKVRTGRASQAILDGVKVDYYGTQTPLPQMATVSIPESRLITVKPWDVSVINEVEKAIFKANLGLTPSNDGKLIRIAIPPLTEDRRKEIAKNVAKICEDFKVAVRNIRRDSNEMIKDLQKEGDISEDDSFKAQKQVQEFTDLSIKKLDKIYEAKEKEILEV from the coding sequence ATGATAGATGAAGTGCTCCAAGAAACTAAAGAACGGATGGGAAAGTCTGAAAAGGCATTTGAACACGAGTTGACCAAGGTTCGTACCGGAAGAGCATCTCAGGCCATACTTGACGGCGTAAAAGTCGATTATTACGGCACACAGACCCCCCTTCCCCAGATGGCAACGGTCTCCATTCCCGAAAGCCGGCTGATTACGGTAAAGCCCTGGGATGTGAGCGTGATCAATGAGGTGGAAAAAGCTATCTTTAAGGCCAACCTGGGACTGACCCCTTCCAATGACGGCAAACTTATCCGCATTGCCATTCCTCCCCTGACCGAGGACCGCAGAAAGGAAATTGCCAAGAACGTGGCCAAAATCTGTGAGGATTTCAAGGTGGCTGTGAGAAATATCCGCAGGGATTCCAATGAGATGATCAAGGACCTCCAGAAAGAGGGGGATATCTCAGAAGACGACAGTTTTAAAGCCCAGAAACAGGTTCAGGAATTTACGGATTTATCCATTAAAAAACTGGACAAGATTTACGAGGCCAAGGAAAAAGAAATTCTTGAAGTCTGA
- a CDS encoding UMP kinase, with translation MDKKPEFQRVLIKLSGEALMGNQGFGITPEMIHYVAAEVAKVYQLGVQITVVVGGGNIFRGVAGSSAGMDRTSADNMGMLATVINSLALCDALEKCDVPTRVQTAIAMDKIAEPFIRRKAIRHLEKGRVVIFAAGTGNPYFTTDTAAVLRANEVRAQILFKATQVDGVYDKDPIVHNDAVMFDELSYMRVIEKQLHVMDMTAISLAMEHDLPLQVFDLHKADNIYKAVRGEAIGTRIYNK, from the coding sequence TTGGATAAAAAACCTGAGTTTCAACGGGTTCTAATCAAGCTGAGCGGCGAAGCCCTGATGGGTAATCAGGGCTTCGGCATCACCCCTGAGATGATTCACTATGTGGCGGCCGAAGTGGCCAAGGTCTATCAGCTCGGGGTGCAAATTACCGTTGTTGTGGGCGGTGGTAATATTTTCAGGGGAGTTGCAGGCTCTTCCGCCGGTATGGACAGAACATCGGCGGACAACATGGGTATGCTGGCCACGGTCATCAACAGCCTTGCACTTTGCGACGCCCTTGAAAAATGCGATGTGCCGACCCGGGTACAGACCGCCATTGCCATGGATAAGATTGCAGAGCCCTTTATCCGGAGAAAAGCCATCCGCCACCTTGAAAAGGGCCGGGTGGTGATTTTTGCCGCAGGTACGGGCAATCCGTATTTTACAACAGATACCGCAGCCGTCCTCCGGGCCAATGAAGTCCGGGCCCAGATTCTTTTCAAGGCAACTCAGGTGGACGGGGTATATGATAAAGATCCCATTGTTCACAATGATGCGGTTATGTTTGATGAATTGTCCTATATGCGGGTGATTGAAAAACAGCTCCATGTGATGGATATGACGGCCATTTCCCTTGCCATGGAGCATGATCTGCCCTTGCAGGTGTTTGATCTTCACAAGGCAGATAATATTTATAAAGCGGTACGTGGCGAAGCCATCGGTACAAGGATATACAATAAGTAA
- the tsf gene encoding translation elongation factor Ts encodes MAEISAAMVKELRAATGSGIMDCKRVLADADGDMEKAIDLLRKKGLAKAAKRAGRSTSEGIIFPYIHTGAKLGVLVEINCESDFVAKTEAFEEFAKNIAMHIAAANPAGLTSDDVDPAVIEKEREIYRAQMLEEGKPENIIDKIVDGKVEKFYKEVCLMSQQYVKDPQKTIEEVLKETIGKIGENIQIRRFARFQIGE; translated from the coding sequence ATGGCTGAAATTTCTGCAGCAATGGTTAAAGAGCTTCGTGCCGCCACCGGCTCGGGTATTATGGACTGTAAACGGGTCCTGGCCGATGCCGACGGCGATATGGAAAAGGCAATTGACCTTTTGAGAAAAAAAGGGCTGGCCAAGGCAGCAAAACGGGCCGGACGTTCCACCAGTGAAGGGATTATCTTTCCCTATATTCACACGGGTGCCAAGTTAGGTGTCCTTGTTGAAATCAACTGCGAATCTGATTTTGTGGCAAAAACAGAGGCGTTTGAGGAGTTTGCCAAAAATATTGCCATGCATATTGCCGCGGCAAATCCTGCGGGACTCACCTCTGATGATGTGGATCCGGCAGTGATTGAAAAGGAAAGAGAAATTTACCGGGCCCAGATGCTTGAAGAGGGAAAACCGGAAAATATCATTGACAAGATTGTGGACGGCAAGGTGGAAAAATTCTACAAAGAAGTCTGCCTCATGAGCCAGCAATATGTTAAAGATCCCCAGAAAACCATTGAAGAAGTCCTGAAAGAAACAATCGGCAAGATCGGTGAAAATATTCAGATCAGAAGATTTGCACGTTTCCAGATAGGAGAATAA
- the rpsB gene encoding 30S ribosomal protein S2, with product MAYISIRELLEAGVHFGHQTKRWNPKMKKYIFGARNGIYIIDLQQTVKLFRDAHDFIKNIAANGQDVLFVGTKKQASEAIYEEANRAESYYVENRWLGGMLTNFQTIKNNISRFHFLNSIENDGTLENYPKKEQAKMLKDKTKLEFAIGGISNMKKLPGALFIIDSKNETIAVKEAKRLGIPIVAVVDTNCDPDDIDYVIPGNDDAIRSIRLFTSRVADAVIEGRQIWQEKQRAESDKNKEAVERKPVENLGEQVGMEIVSDGSDGPVVEKIKRKTAAPEEKQENTDAVTE from the coding sequence ATGGCTTACATTTCAATTAGAGAATTACTGGAAGCAGGTGTTCATTTCGGACATCAGACCAAACGCTGGAACCCCAAGATGAAAAAGTATATCTTTGGCGCAAGAAATGGGATTTACATCATCGACCTTCAGCAGACCGTCAAATTGTTCAGAGACGCCCATGACTTTATTAAAAACATTGCTGCCAACGGTCAGGACGTTCTTTTTGTGGGAACCAAAAAACAGGCATCTGAAGCCATCTACGAAGAGGCCAACCGGGCTGAATCCTACTATGTTGAAAATAGATGGCTGGGCGGGATGCTCACCAATTTTCAGACCATTAAAAATAATATTTCCAGGTTTCACTTTCTCAACTCCATTGAAAACGACGGCACCCTGGAAAATTATCCCAAGAAAGAACAGGCTAAAATGCTCAAGGATAAAACCAAACTTGAGTTTGCCATCGGCGGTATTTCAAATATGAAAAAATTGCCCGGTGCCCTGTTTATCATTGATTCCAAGAATGAGACCATTGCGGTAAAAGAGGCAAAACGCCTTGGGATTCCAATCGTTGCCGTGGTGGATACCAATTGTGACCCCGATGATATTGATTATGTAATTCCGGGAAATGACGATGCCATCCGGTCCATTCGTCTTTTTACCTCCAGAGTGGCCGATGCCGTGATTGAGGGCCGCCAGATCTGGCAGGAAAAACAACGTGCGGAATCTGACAAGAACAAGGAAGCCGTTGAAAGAAAACCGGTTGAAAATCTCGGCGAACAGGTCGGCATGGAAATCGTTTCTGACGGCAGCGACGGTCCGGTTGTTGAAAAGATCAAAAGAAAAACCGCAGCACCCGAAGAAAAACAGGAAAATACTGACGCAGTCACTGAATAA
- the prmC gene encoding peptide chain release factor N(5)-glutamine methyltransferase: MADWTIKTLLAWTEGYFSDHGIDSPRLTGEILLASTLGVRRLDLYLQHDRPLEKQELAGFKAGIKRRVTHEPVAYITGEKGFFEDVFTVGQGVLIPRPDTEVLVETAMDILVRFKESGKTARVIELGAGSGAVIVSLAKACPEHCFFASDLSKIALATAMENAAAIAQTPIAFFRGSWMDAVREDAGFDLILSNPPYIPGADIDLLAPEIKDHEPRLALDGGPDGLDSIRHILGQAKNRLNPGGRVVLEMGFDQAPGVSQIAATHSWISDLKFIKDLAGHDRLALFKK; this comes from the coding sequence TTGGCTGACTGGACCATTAAAACCCTGCTTGCCTGGACCGAAGGGTATTTTTCAGATCATGGGATTGACAGTCCCCGGCTGACCGGTGAAATCCTTTTGGCCTCAACCCTGGGCGTTCGGCGTCTGGATCTCTATCTTCAGCATGACAGGCCCCTGGAAAAACAGGAACTGGCCGGGTTTAAGGCCGGCATCAAACGGCGGGTGACCCATGAACCTGTGGCCTATATCACCGGTGAAAAAGGGTTTTTTGAAGATGTTTTTACGGTGGGCCAGGGCGTGCTCATTCCACGGCCGGACACTGAGGTGCTGGTGGAAACGGCCATGGATATTCTGGTTCGTTTCAAGGAGTCCGGCAAAACGGCCCGGGTCATTGAGCTGGGTGCAGGATCCGGAGCTGTGATCGTCTCCCTGGCCAAGGCCTGTCCTGAACATTGTTTTTTTGCATCTGATCTTTCAAAAATCGCCCTGGCAACGGCCATGGAAAATGCTGCGGCCATTGCCCAAACCCCCATCGCATTTTTCAGGGGATCATGGATGGATGCCGTCCGTGAAGATGCCGGGTTTGATCTGATTTTGTCCAATCCACCCTATATTCCCGGAGCAGATATTGATCTTCTGGCGCCTGAAATTAAAGATCATGAACCACGCCTTGCCCTGGACGGAGGTCCTGACGGTCTGGATTCCATCAGGCATATTCTTGGCCAGGCAAAAAATCGCCTGAATCCGGGTGGCCGGGTGGTCCTTGAAATGGGATTTGACCAGGCCCCTGGCGTGTCTCAGATTGCCGCCACCCATTCCTGGATCTCGGATCTTAAGTTTATCAAGGATCTTGCAGGCCATGACCGACTGGCCCTCTTTAAAAAATAA
- the prfA gene encoding peptide chain release factor 1, whose protein sequence is MIGKLKGIEERYIKLEQLLSDPAVISDQKKYQDYLKEHGELNKIVPVFREYEGVQEELEEARELLRDEDLDIRAMAKEEIPALETRLESLNSDLNLLLMPKDPRDGKNVILEIRAGTGGEEAGIFAGDLFRMYSRFAESRNWHIEIIEKNDSAAGGFKEVVSMIRGKGAFSEFKYESGTHRVQRVPETETQGRVHTSAVTVAVLPEAEDVDIDINPADLKIDVFRSSGPGGQSVNTTDSAVRITHVPTGVTATCQDEKSQHKNKAKAMNVLKSRILDAKIQEEEAKRAADRKGQVGTGDRSGRIRTYNFPQGRMTDHRIGLTLYKLDHIMEGDIQEIIDQLRTYNQAQSLKEMG, encoded by the coding sequence ATGATTGGAAAATTAAAAGGCATTGAAGAACGGTATATTAAACTGGAGCAGTTGCTCAGCGATCCTGCCGTTATCAGTGATCAGAAAAAATACCAGGATTATCTTAAAGAGCATGGTGAGCTCAACAAGATCGTGCCTGTGTTCCGGGAGTACGAAGGGGTTCAAGAAGAACTGGAAGAGGCCAGAGAGCTTCTCAGGGATGAGGACCTGGATATCCGGGCCATGGCCAAAGAAGAGATTCCGGCCCTTGAGACCCGTCTTGAGTCCTTGAATTCAGATTTGAACCTTTTGCTCATGCCCAAGGATCCCAGGGACGGGAAAAATGTAATCCTGGAGATCAGGGCCGGTACCGGCGGAGAAGAGGCCGGTATCTTTGCAGGGGATCTTTTCCGCATGTATTCGAGATTTGCCGAAAGCCGGAACTGGCATATTGAGATCATTGAAAAAAATGACTCTGCTGCCGGCGGGTTCAAGGAAGTGGTCTCCATGATCCGGGGAAAGGGCGCGTTTTCAGAGTTTAAATATGAGAGCGGCACCCACAGGGTGCAGCGGGTGCCTGAAACCGAGACCCAGGGACGGGTGCATACCTCGGCTGTGACCGTGGCGGTTTTGCCCGAAGCCGAGGATGTGGACATAGACATCAATCCTGCGGACCTTAAAATTGACGTGTTCAGATCGTCCGGTCCCGGCGGCCAGTCGGTCAACACCACGGATTCTGCCGTCCGGATCACCCATGTTCCCACAGGGGTGACCGCCACCTGTCAGGATGAGAAATCCCAGCACAAAAACAAGGCCAAGGCCATGAACGTCCTCAAGTCAAGAATCCTGGATGCCAAAATTCAGGAAGAAGAGGCAAAACGGGCCGCTGACCGTAAAGGCCAGGTGGGTACCGGAGACCGTTCAGGCCGCATCCGGACCTATAATTTTCCCCAGGGCAGGATGACCGATCACCGCATCGGGCTGACCTTGTACAAGCTGGACCATATCATGGAAGGGGATATCCAGGAAATCATAGACCAGCTCAGGACCTACAACCAGGCCCAATCCCTCAAAGAGATGGGTTGA
- the rpmE gene encoding 50S ribosomal protein L31, translating into MKKDIHPNYTKTTASCACGATFDVGSTKENIKVEICSQCHPFFTGKQKLVDSAGRIDRFKKKYAGFDASKLV; encoded by the coding sequence ATGAAAAAAGACATCCATCCGAACTACACAAAGACAACCGCATCCTGTGCATGCGGTGCAACCTTTGACGTGGGATCTACCAAGGAAAACATCAAGGTTGAAATCTGTTCCCAGTGCCACCCTTTCTTCACCGGGAAACAAAAACTGGTTGACTCTGCAGGCAGAATCGACAGGTTTAAGAAAAAATACGCAGGGTTTGACGCAAGCAAGCTGGTTTAG
- the rho gene encoding transcription termination factor Rho has product MNLVELNKMKISELTKLAKKYNIQGIGGLKKQELIFALLQANIEESGQIYGEGTLEILPDGFGFLRAPGYNYLPGPDDIYVSPSQIRRFNLRTGDTISGQVRQPKDSERYFALLKVEAVNFLNPEMAAETILFDNLMPLYPDRKMNLECEPDNYSTRVIDLMCPIGFGQRGLIVSPPKAGKTMLLQNIANSMIKAHKNIVPMIVLIDERPEEVTDMARSVDAEVISSTFDEPSERHVQVAEMVIEKAKRIVEQGHDVVILLDSITRLARAYNSVMPPSGKILSGGVDSNALDRPKRFFGAARNIEEGGSLTIIATALVDTGSRMDEVIFEEFKGTGNMELVLDRKLSDKRVFPAIDMNKSGTRKEELLLEPSVLNRVWILRKLLSSLNSVDSMQFLLEKMQGTKDNKEFLELMNS; this is encoded by the coding sequence ATGAATCTTGTAGAACTCAATAAGATGAAAATCAGTGAGCTGACCAAACTTGCCAAAAAATACAATATTCAGGGGATCGGCGGTCTGAAAAAACAAGAGCTGATTTTTGCCCTGCTCCAGGCAAATATTGAGGAAAGCGGTCAGATTTACGGGGAAGGAACCCTTGAGATTCTTCCGGACGGTTTCGGATTTTTAAGGGCGCCCGGGTATAATTACCTGCCGGGGCCTGATGATATCTATGTCTCTCCCTCCCAGATTCGTCGGTTTAACCTGAGAACCGGGGATACCATTTCCGGCCAGGTCCGTCAGCCCAAGGATTCCGAGCGGTATTTTGCCCTGCTCAAGGTGGAGGCGGTGAATTTTCTCAATCCTGAAATGGCGGCTGAAACCATTCTTTTTGATAATCTCATGCCTTTGTATCCGGATCGGAAGATGAATCTTGAGTGTGAACCGGATAATTATTCCACACGGGTGATTGACCTGATGTGCCCCATCGGGTTTGGCCAGCGCGGGCTTATTGTCTCGCCTCCCAAGGCTGGTAAGACCATGCTGCTGCAGAATATCGCCAACTCCATGATCAAGGCCCATAAAAATATCGTTCCCATGATCGTTCTCATTGATGAGCGGCCCGAGGAAGTCACGGATATGGCAAGGTCCGTGGATGCGGAAGTGATCTCTTCCACCTTTGACGAACCGTCGGAACGCCATGTCCAGGTGGCGGAAATGGTCATTGAAAAGGCCAAGAGAATTGTGGAACAGGGCCATGATGTGGTTATTTTATTAGATTCCATTACCCGCCTTGCAAGGGCGTATAACTCGGTGATGCCGCCTTCGGGCAAGATTTTGTCCGGTGGTGTGGACTCCAATGCCCTGGACCGGCCCAAGCGGTTTTTCGGGGCAGCCCGTAATATTGAGGAAGGGGGCAGTCTGACCATTATTGCCACGGCTCTGGTGGATACGGGATCCAGAATGGACGAGGTTATCTTTGAAGAGTTCAAGGGTACGGGTAATATGGAGCTGGTTCTGGACAGAAAGCTTTCGGACAAAAGAGTTTTTCCGGCCATTGACATGAACAAGTCCGGAACCCGAAAGGAAGAACTGCTCTTGGAACCCAGCGTTTTGAACCGGGTCTGGATCTTGAGAAAATTGCTGTCCAGTTTAAATTCTGTGGACAGTATGCAGTTTTTACTTGAAAAAATGCAAGGAACAAAGGATAATAAAGAGTTTCTTGAATTGATGAATTCATAA
- a CDS encoding dephospho-CoA kinase encodes MFKIGVTGSAGSGKSLARKGFEKLGLKTLDCDQIARQVVEPEIKAYKKVVALFGTDVVAGDLSLDRARLRNIMVNRPGMRKQLESIVHPAIVLEMAVQMEAMARSGQRVCVVEVPLLFELGMEDFFDLTLVVAADDDQLVKRISARDDVDPDNAKKMLALQMDQEEKMKRADHVIFNHGDKEAVFRAVAVLYEKEVKERLTKNS; translated from the coding sequence GTGTTTAAGATCGGGGTAACCGGATCTGCAGGATCGGGAAAAAGCCTGGCCCGCAAGGGGTTTGAAAAATTGGGCCTGAAAACCCTGGATTGCGACCAGATTGCAAGGCAGGTGGTGGAACCGGAAATAAAGGCCTATAAAAAGGTGGTTGCCTTGTTCGGCACTGATGTGGTGGCCGGGGATTTGAGCCTGGACCGGGCACGGCTGCGAAACATAATGGTGAACAGGCCCGGGATGCGCAAGCAGCTGGAAAGCATTGTTCATCCGGCCATTGTCCTGGAAATGGCAGTTCAGATGGAAGCCATGGCCCGGTCGGGCCAGAGGGTCTGCGTGGTTGAGGTGCCCCTGCTGTTCGAACTTGGGATGGAAGATTTTTTTGATTTGACCCTGGTGGTGGCTGCTGATGATGATCAACTGGTGAAACGGATTTCGGCCCGGGATGATGTGGATCCGGACAATGCCAAAAAAATGCTGGCCCTTCAAATGGACCAGGAAGAAAAAATGAAACGGGCAGACCATGTGATCTTCAATCATGGGGATAAAGAGGCGGTTTTCAGGGCTGTAGCAGTATTATACGAAAAAGAGGTAAAAGAGCGCTTGACAAAAAATTCATAA
- the ndk gene encoding nucleoside-diphosphate kinase, producing the protein MVFFNPVLFNNLNQNKRKPNVERTLSIIKPDGVEKNIIGEVIKHFESNNIKIAAIKMIQLSKPQAQGFYAVHKERPFFDSLTDFMTSGPIVVMVLEGEDVIARNRKLMGATNFKEAEEGTIRKDYATDIEKNVVHGSDAPETAAFEISYFFNGLEIQAR; encoded by the coding sequence ATGGTATTTTTCAACCCCGTTTTATTTAACAACCTTAACCAAAACAAAAGGAAACCAAACGTGGAAAGAACCTTATCCATTATTAAACCCGATGGGGTTGAAAAAAACATCATCGGTGAAGTGATCAAACACTTTGAATCCAACAACATCAAAATTGCGGCCATTAAAATGATCCAGTTGAGCAAACCCCAGGCCCAGGGATTTTATGCGGTTCACAAGGAACGCCCCTTTTTCGACAGCCTCACTGATTTCATGACCTCAGGCCCCATCGTGGTCATGGTGCTTGAAGGTGAAGATGTGATTGCCAGAAACAGAAAACTCATGGGCGCTACCAACTTTAAAGAAGCAGAAGAAGGCACCATCCGTAAAGATTATGCCACAGACATTGAAAAAAATGTGGTCCACGGATCTGATGCACCTGAAACTGCTGCCTTTGAAATCAGCTATTTTTTCAACGGCCTTGAAATCCAGGCCCGGTAA
- a CDS encoding DNA-binding protein, with the protein MKYSQAKLGRVFVIRLEDGDIVHETIEQFARDQGIRAASLIVLGGADKGSTLVTGPENGRADLIVPKTRDLDNVHEAAGVGTLFPNEKGEPVLHMHMACGRGFSTLTGCIRGGVKVWQVMEVIVQELEDSTGVRQLDKVTGFELLIP; encoded by the coding sequence ATGAAATATTCACAGGCAAAATTGGGCCGGGTTTTTGTGATCCGCCTGGAAGACGGGGATATTGTCCATGAAACCATTGAGCAGTTTGCACGGGACCAGGGGATTAGGGCGGCCTCGTTGATTGTCCTGGGCGGGGCTGACAAGGGCAGCACCCTGGTCACGGGGCCTGAAAACGGCAGGGCAGATCTTATTGTGCCCAAAACAAGGGATCTTGACAATGTGCATGAAGCCGCTGGTGTGGGCACCTTGTTTCCCAATGAAAAAGGAGAACCCGTGCTTCACATGCACATGGCCTGCGGCAGAGGTTTTTCAACCCTGACCGGCTGCATCCGGGGCGGGGTAAAGGTCTGGCAGGTCATGGAGGTGATTGTCCAGGAGCTTGAAGATTCCACAGGGGTGAGGCAATTGGACAAGGTGACCGGATTTGAACTGCTGATTCCCTGA
- the larE gene encoding ATP-dependent sacrificial sulfur transferase LarE, which translates to MSTIKGALALDFGKDVVLGKKFERLKSRLQGYQRMVLAFSGGADSAFVLAAAKAAGTEVLAITLVSSFFTQKEKQGAKDLAQDMGADHLCLDTDILENEDVQKNTGQRCYFCKRHGFSMIEKIAGKKGIHHLVHGINTDDLGEDRPGIRAARELGFKAPLVEESFSKQEIRACSKVLGLVTWDLPSQSCLATRIPTGEPIVPATLKMVEAAESLLEELGFKQFRVRCHHNCLARIQADPKDFSRLVSPHIREQVVKGLTRLGFCFVSLDLGGISQRR; encoded by the coding sequence ATGAGCACTATCAAGGGGGCATTGGCCCTTGATTTTGGAAAAGATGTTGTTCTTGGAAAAAAGTTTGAACGCCTTAAGTCTCGGCTGCAGGGGTACCAGCGAATGGTCCTGGCATTTTCAGGCGGGGCAGATTCCGCCTTTGTCCTTGCTGCGGCAAAAGCCGCAGGCACAGAGGTACTGGCCATTACCCTGGTCTCCTCATTTTTTACCCAAAAAGAAAAGCAAGGGGCCAAAGACCTGGCACAGGACATGGGGGCAGATCATCTTTGTCTGGATACGGATATCCTGGAAAATGAGGATGTTCAAAAAAATACCGGGCAGCGGTGTTATTTTTGTAAGCGTCACGGGTTTTCAATGATAGAGAAAATTGCCGGAAAAAAAGGGATTCACCACCTGGTTCACGGGATTAATACGGATGATCTGGGCGAAGATAGACCCGGGATTCGTGCTGCCCGGGAGCTTGGATTTAAAGCCCCCCTGGTCGAGGAAAGCTTTTCAAAGCAGGAGATCCGGGCCTGTTCTAAGGTTCTGGGGCTTGTGACCTGGGATTTGCCGTCCCAGTCCTGCCTTGCCACGCGGATTCCCACAGGGGAGCCCATTGTCCCTGCAACACTGAAAATGGTGGAAGCGGCCGAATCTTTGCTTGAAGAACTTGGGTTCAAACAGTTCCGGGTGAGGTGTCATCATAATTGTCTTGCCAGGATCCAGGCAGATCCCAAGGATTTTTCCAGACTTGTGAGCCCCCATATTCGAGAACAGGTGGTAAAGGGGTTGACCCGTCTGGGGTTTTGTTTTGTCTCCCTGGATCTTGGGGGAATCAGTCAAAGAAGATAA
- a CDS encoding antibiotic biosynthesis monooxygenase has protein sequence MAVTVLIRRRVTAGKGELLEKLYQELVALAVTQKGYLGAETMKRADQPDEYLIISKWECVEDWSRWLISDTRRAYQEQIDALTGAKTKFEIYEHYQGGIGP, from the coding sequence ATGGCTGTTACGGTTTTGATCAGGCGCAGGGTCACGGCAGGCAAAGGAGAACTTCTGGAAAAGCTGTATCAGGAACTTGTGGCCCTGGCAGTTACCCAGAAGGGGTATCTGGGGGCGGAAACCATGAAACGTGCGGATCAGCCGGATGAATATCTGATCATTTCCAAGTGGGAGTGTGTGGAAGACTGGTCCAGGTGGCTGATCAGTGATACGCGCAGGGCGTATCAGGAACAAATTGATGCCCTGACCGGAGCAAAGACAAAGTTTGAAATTTATGAGCACTATCAAGGGGGCATTGGCCCTTGA